TTGTAGGAAGAGGGTACTATGAATAAAGATATAGCTGCTGatgaaaaaagtcaacttgAGAGCTCTTATTGTtacaattttatatttcttggGTCTAAAAGTATAATCGCGCaaagaaatttctttcaaaatttgacattgatttttatttaaatttaaaatttctcttcaaaatttgaatttttttcaaattttactatagataaaaattgaaaaataattttgcagtttcatcaaattttttattttaagacTCATTTATAACTGAAAAACTagaagaaataattttatttattttattttattgggtgCCATAAACAGCTACTATGGCTAGGGGCACctattgaaaagttgaaaattccaacttttcaatgaaaaatcacagaaatttcaattactgatTATAAATGGGTTCATAGAAAAATGACAGAcgaacttttcaattattttattttatgtttttcaattgcataccattataaatgaggctaaagtttgaaaatttccttacaaaattcagatatttttcaaaacattttttttttttaaatcttggcagttttttcaaattttgactttgtattttttttaaagcttagCAGTTGTTTTCCAAGTTGTCATTCAATTTTGGCATTTCGTttcatttgattattttttttgaaaggtaggtatcctaattttttcaaaactttgcttgtttttttttcaaggaatttgtacctacttatttgtcaGTTTTAAGtagatttttaagaaaaatttagtagtttttatcagttttttttaaatcaaaatttaacatttctccaaaatttggTAGGcctattaaagaaaaaaattctcatacctattttttttttcaattttcgtaatgGGCAATTCTAGGGattggatcagatcagatcacatcagatTACGGCAGATAAACAATAGCAGAAAAAGGACACAAAaaaacctatacctactcgtacaaaaaGAAGTGcgaattttagattttggatttcagtCTAACAAGCCTGAAttaagaatatttttcctttgattgaattgaataattaggtaccgaagttttctagttttttaatatttcttacCTACATTTTCTCATATCAGATGAGAACTGTTGTGAGTTGGTCatttagtccagtcattttagcaaaatttttagtcgaacctcgaaaaaattgggggaaagctgaatttcacattatttgttcggATTGGtatctaaaacaacccatcaaaagttacaCCCCGCAACATGccggctacccccgcaagaggtcattaaccttggCCGATACAGGGTTTTCGGttgtatcgccgaaatgaagggtccgagaggaaaaatgatGGAACAACATTtgtctacgctaaatttcctatcagcatgaccaatTCAGcgtttcccaaaatggcgatttcacatttagtgaggaggaggaggatggggggggggagttttcaattttgtgaaaattgttttaaaaaatgagaatctacaatttaaaacgtgaacttgaTTCACgatagactcgaaaatattttgaccaaagttgcacatcgcaacttgtctgctaccctcgtaagaggtcattaacctttgtcagtCTACGTTTTTccgctatatcgccgaaatgaatggtcagagggaaaaaagtgattgaactaaaattattctacgtcaaatttcctataagcatgaccagttcagtaaaaataattaatatttttcgatttttggtgaatttttaaataatcaaatttaggtcaaaaatgagaaaaaaaatcaaaattttactaaattgagctataaaacggaaatttgggacataccctattttcgacctgccaaatcgattggaaacgatttcaaaccgttttgagccattctggagcctccagtatcccggcaagttgcggggtgcaacttttgatgggttgtttcaGAGACCAGTTCAAACAAatgaatgtgaaattcagctttccctcaattttttcgatgtatgactaaaaattttgctaaatttggaGGAAGGAGGGTGCTGGAAAAATGTTTCCAGAAAAAAATCCCTGATAAAAGCGCTTCTTTTCATATtctaatctgaaaattttgaaaaacaaaaaattcaaagtggtAAAACTTTCGCTCCTTGTATTGTAATGGTATGTATCTACTATTtcaccctcaaaaaaaaaaaaaaaaaaaaaatattggcatAGGTACCTCATTTcgctggaaaattgaaaaattcgtgtctCCAACGCCACAAAAAAACGTTCTGATCTAAAGTGTTTGCAGAATGTCTTGCTAAATGAAATCGTGATTGTATTTTTGACACTCTTCtccttcgaaaattttaaaacgaaaaattgacgtGTGAAATATTGaactaccccctccccctcccacacTCCTCCATTAAAAGAAGTTGTTAGATACTTTTCTGCAGAGGCGCGCCGAATGGGAAGGGGATGAGACACCCCCTCTCTGGAAGAAAAGTTTaggatttttggaagaaattgattgtgttggaaaaagttgaaaaatttgagaaagttgCAGAGAAGAATTTGTGTACacaggaaaaatcaatgaattacCGGAAGCCAtggtttttacttcttgaattatgaattttcaaaagttttcgccctaACTTTGCTGTGGCCAGataattttccttttcctttctcCAATCAAAGTTAGAgggttgaaaaaatgacttctgggtcattccatatcaattcgaccaaaaaatgcgattttgaaagttatgactttcgatttcgctcagattttttttacaatatctacccacccagtggataagaaacccgcaatcagtttggtcccagccccctcagggggcgaaTGGGggagcttccattattttcacattgtctcgaggtactcaacttcagcagcgcattcctccaaaactatgatactttggtcaaaactgatttcagagttcgaaagggtattgaattttgaactttttaaccattttgaaattttcaaaatttgaaagttgaactttcaaattgaaagtttatatttcaaaatggcgctgtaagtgggagctaccatttaaaattctgaatatatgtccatagatgtaccttttaaggctttttcgaaatattgaagtttcgagatgggatatcttaatggagggggagcacccccacccccaatttggggcaaaactttcgaaaaaaatctgacgcatgtgatacatcgaattgtatgttttcggtaacgctgaacacgaatatgacgttagatttttgtttcgaccccatccacggcccccagaaccaccccaaatggggtaaaagttcaaaataggatttttttcgtgcgacacatcaaatagtatgtttttggtgacgttgaacacgaatatgacgtcagatttttgattggacccatccacggcccccagaacctccccaagggggtaacccaataaaaaaatggtttcaatcgcgtgacacatgaaatagtatgttttcgatatcgctgaacacgaatatagccgtagtttttcaaattgacctcacccatggctcccagaacctcctccAATTGGTAAAACTCCGAAAAATCACTTGAAGACCGTAAATGGAGTCCAaccaaaaagttcaactttcaaattttgaaattttcaaaatgcttaaaaagttcaaaattcaataccctttcgaactgtgaaatcagttttgaccaaagtatcatagttttggaggaatgcgctgctaaagttgagtacctcgagacaatgtgaaaataatggaagccccccacccgccccctgagggggctggcaCCAAACCaattgcgggtttcttatctACTGGGTGAGTacatattcttgaaaaaagtttgagcaaaatcgaatgACATGATTCAAAaccgttggtcgaattgacgtggaatgacccttctcGCATCAAAAGTAATGTTATTCtactagaaatatttttttaaaaaacgtctcTCCAATGCATTCCAACCAAAACGACCAGAAAGTTCCAACTTCTGCTGAAATATCAATAAATGTTCCATTTTCCGCGTAAAATTCGGACACAATAAATCCTGAATTTTGTCAGAAttggttgtttttaaaaaatataaaaattatcccgcgaaaaaaatgaagtaggtacctattgtgattttttgaaatcttttacACTCAATCGCTCTGGCCACattcgtattttaaaaaatatttcaattttctgataactgaaaaatgctatcaattttttgcatcatcaaaaataattcaagaatGATGTTGTTCTATTCTGtattatttttgagtttgattttcaaaggtcaaaaggctaaaaaaacacgaaatttttttcgaattttgatggttGATTTCAGTGAAAACCTTACcataaaacaattcaaattttttgtcaaatataaaggcatcgtttttgaaaatttaaaataattcaacattattttgttttcaattcccCCTTCTAAAAATCTGGTCAAATAgcatgaaaaataggtactattGGAGTTGTTCAGACCCTTGTTAATGGGTCAGACCTGAATCTGAATCTGACCAGAATCAGACCATAACACATCTAATCATATTAAAGTTAATCGAATTCATTTTGTGTTCGTATCGCAGCATTAATTCGATTATTCCGATTTTAGGTTCGAATTGGAGTTGAACCGCGTGTCAAGAACTAGAAATGGCTGAAATATGTTCTGATGTGTTTGATATCTTGCATCCGAGTCCAGTTTCGCTAAAAGAACTTTCAGCGATGGCTGTCAGCCTCGAAATATGGCGTCGTCAAGTGgataaatatcaaaataaatccGAATCACCCAAGCTTGAAATCtcatcgaaaaatgtacttccTGATTCACCACCCGCAATTTACAATATGATCGACGAATACCTCGCAAGACTCGTGTATTCGATGGATCAGTGGTTAAAAGCGCATTATGATAGGGTATTTTTTTCCCGTACCGATGACCAGAAACATATTTTACAAGACTTCGATAATTTTGTATGCGATTACAATGGCACTATTGATTACCTCAGGACTGCCGAACGTATGATGCTTTGTGATCGACTCGATTTGCAAGAAAAATTCGTACTCgcttgtacgtattttttcgaaaacgataTCAGACGAATTTGGCCCTATGTATGTGAAAAAGTGAAGCTAAGTACAGTTGCATTTTCGTCGAACCCGCAATTGTATTACTGGATTTCTTGTCTCGAAAATAGATTAGATTGGATACTTTCCAGACAGTATATTATTAATGATATGTCTACTGTCGATGAAAGAATGTTAGACCATTGTATGTCTTGCAATAGACGATCAGTAGAATACTTTTGGGATCGTATAAGTTTGGAAAGACAAATGCACAATGCTTCTTATCTACTCGCCAAAAACGAAGAATTATTCACCAGGTTCGTATTACCAAAACTCAACGACCAACAGGTCGGTGTGTTTATGAATGCCGAACGAGGTAGCTTGATGAAGCTTTGGTTGATAAACCGTGCTTACGACGAAGAAACAATTCTACAGTTGTGGATACGCTTTAGAACCGTTATAAATGAGAGCACTTTTAAGCGACTAGTTGTCATGATGTTGAGTTATAAGATCGTAGAATACAGAGGATGTCGGACTAGAATATATATTAAGCCGACAGAATGCAGCGGGTATATTAATATCAATACGATTCACGAGAAGTGGACGTATTTGTGTACCGAAATATGGAATAATGCTCCGGATTACCTGAAAATATTAGCAATCGAAGATGTTTTATTTAAGAGCGAATTGTTCAGTGGAACAGATTCCCTGGGTTACATTCCAGATAACGTCGGTATCCTTCTGCCTATTCTCGCTTTTGCCCTTTTTGAAGATAGAAACAAATTTTGGCATTGCGCTTGGCCTAAATTAATCCAACGTACACGAACCGAACACTTACAACGAATAATGGAACTGTGTTTTAAAACCCAAGATGAGATTAGCCAATTCAAACAAAACGTATTGACCAAAAGCGAAGATTTCAAACATCTGTGTCGTTTGTACTTGAATGAAAACTGTTTCGAAGATGTAGACGACTTTTTATCGTGGAGTTTTGGAAACGACCAAGAGCAGATTTATCAATTCAAACAAAACGTTTTGGCCAATAGCGAAGAGATCAAAAATGCCTGTGTTAGGTACTTGAGAGATAACAGGTTTGAAGAGGCGAATCACCTTGCCAATTTCTACTGTCACAATAAAGCACAAGCAGCCAGAATCTTTAAGCAACAATTACTACAGTCGGCTTTTCTTAGCGAACAAGATACCAGCCTCGAGTTTGGTGTTTTATCTATTATCGAACGATTAAATAAATTCATCGAGGATGCTTACGAAAGTGTAGATGAAgcttcagatttcaaaaaacagTTGATTCAGTCACCTTTTTTCAAGCCCAATTTACTGAAAATGGTGCCATCGAGATGTAAACAGCTTGTGGAATTCGTCGATACGTTTATTACTTCGGAACAAACCTTACTGGAGATAAAAAAAGATCTGATCGAATGTGTGAAGTTGTATTTTCGTGATCGTAAATTTGACGATTGCGTACCGTGTTTAGAGTatcatgataattttttattgtggTGTTTGGGAAGTAAAGAGGAAGTTTTGGAATTTGAGCGGACATGTGTTTACGTTGATGATAACCCGAGGGTTATCGATATCTGTGATAGCTCAGATGATGATTCTGATGGATGCGAATGTATCACTATTGATTAATTAGTATGATGAGTTGATGactgtatttaatttttcactgttgTAAGAGTAAGAAAGATAAACTACCTACTCTAATTTGAAGATCGTGATTGTAATTCTTGTTTTAATTGGTTAAACTTTAGATAATTGATATTCTTTTATTTTGATacatgattaggtacctatttatttactcTTATCGACTTATGTTTTTCAACCTGAATGCGGGTGCTTTAGTTTTACAATCATAACCTTATAGCTGTCTAGAAATACTTTGTGTTCTcaattaggtattattttttttaataggaatattgttatttttttttataaatttcaagttgagtGTTCATTAAGACGAGAtgtcgaaatttttccaataatcattttatataattttaattttgttattgttgttgttgtttttttgctctGTATTTATTTTGGTCTCAAACCTAGAAGCAGAGGCGTGACGGAGTAATGTATTGTGGGAGGGGGAGACTGAAATTTGCCCAACTTCTTTCTAcagattttcccaaatttttaccCCAGAACCCCTCCTATCACCAgtattttttcatgataatttaGCCAGATGTGTTAGAAGGGAGAATtgcgaaaacaaaaatgtaggtagaataattttgaatgttcgaaaacgatttttttatacttgacaaaaaattcgaattgttctattgcaaggttAGTTTAGTGCTGGAAACCAAACTTCaaacttcacaatttttttgtgtgttttttttttagtcttttgtcctttgaaaatcaaattcaaaaagagtatagaacatttttgattttagccAAGGGAGGCGAAGGCGGAAGCttcaggaaattttcaatttgtgaggtacaaaccgaatcatttttaatcaatttcaccaaattgatcaaattttaaagatttttcttaaaattcttTGTGCATATTTCATCCCAAATTGGAATTTTAGGTATGAATTGTTTTTGCACcgaaagtttttccaaaattcgcgtTTATTTTAGGTATCAGACTtttataaactttgaaaaaatcaattttcaagtttaaagtaCGAGATTTGATCTTACAATATTTGGACGAACTTTcacaaactcgaaaaaattttggacaactTCTCGACATTGGGTcagactttttttatttttgaaaaaattccgatacatttttgattttgttgtgtgAGACACATAATTATAGGAATTTGGATAAAATGAATAGTTTTTGCTATTTCTACGTAGATGTACCTACGTTGAGGAAGACTTTTAAATGTCAAATCTGGTTTTTAAAAGCTTGGAAGAATTCATTGAAGCGTTAAAATTGGGTACGTCAACTCGAAAAcgactttctgacattttgtcaaaattccctttttacatatttattcattttattttatttcaacttgagcaaaaaaacatatccatgattcaaAACCATCCTCGAAGAGGAGACTTCACATTCAGTTTTTTGTTCATCTGGCAGTTATTTTGTTGGGTATGAGTATGAGAGCATATTTTTTATGACTTCTTTAAACTGTcagtttcattaaaaaatcgagtcatttttcaatttttttgaattaagtacgtatataaattgaaaaaataatttcaactttttatcaaagcttgataaattttttcatgatttgtatgtttttcaattatgtaATTTGTAATTCAACAGTTTTATctaatttggtaattttagtttgttttctcaaattcgtcgtttttttatagagtaaattttttaataataattatgacatttttcccacaattggacaaaaattgcattttttaaattttcatttcaaaatttggtaagctttcaatttttcttaaatctgatttttttctcaaggtttggagtttttgaaagttgacatttttttaaaacaaatggcaatcatactttttaaaattttacaatttttcaaaaatctcgcaATAATTTGATAGATTttatgtaaacatttttttacaaatttcacgactttttcgcaaattttattGGATTAAAAGAATGTGTGTACTTGACGGCtataattttccaagtttttcgaAGTTAAACGTGTTTTGTTTCAAACAAAagtagaatttcattttttttcagaatgtacCAGCTTGTTCAAAAATTAGCAGCGTCTCTCAAAGATTGGGTCAGTAGGTAGTGGGTCTAACTAGAGtgcaaaatttctccaaaaattgccacttttCACCATCGAAAATTAAAAGTGGATTttgaagtgggggggggggggggttctcaTTGAAACTGACACGAATTGTGTCTCAAAAtgtggtcattttttccaaaatatttttcatttttgaaaattttagcaattattacttttaattttttttaaatctggcaaaaatgaaaaaacttgaaaaaattgacaaattattaGAAATCTACGACGAAACGatgacaaattttggaaaaattaaacaaattttatgaaacaatgatgaattttaaataaactggtacctacattttgaaaaacaaaatccgaaacaaaaaacattacaaaaaatctgtgaaattttgattaattttcaagattttaaaaaattgaaacagtaaTAATTTGctaaaactttaaaaacaacataatcaaaaaaaattatagttttggaaagaatttttaaaattaaaaaaaaaacattacattttgataaaatttgttaaCTCTCTCCCCATTCCTGACAGCCCCTCCgatatagaaaaatttattactcttgttaaaaaacacaacctgacaAATTCAATATAATCTGACGTTGgatgtaataatctagtaatcataaacacccccccccccccccaaaaaaaaaacaccataagatCCTAACGGAAAATAACACGGGGGCAAcaatttggaactttttttttgtttttaggttGGAAATGCATTTAATTGATAGGTAGATTGGaccctgaaacaaaaaacagagtgagttttttgaatttgagtcgTTTTTGTGTTCAGGGAAGATGGTCGAAGTTGCGAAAATGGTCGTTTTTGCactacttcaaaaattcatagcGACATCTGTATTGTATGAGTTTCAAGCGCTGTACgactaatttttcttcattaatgTTTGCAATGGGGCAAAACGATCTGACGTCACACAGTGTATAAGTGGTTGCGGAtcttgattccccttacatTCAAGCCTAGTGattgttctgtccactttgCACTTTGATAAGTCCACactttcaaaccatctcgaggaccccattactTTATGGCTCAAAATCGTAGAGAATTTTATCCCCTTTCTAATggtactacattttttcaaatccgcgaaagtcttccttgagaaaatttactTGATGAGCTGCAAAAGGTAGCCAATTCATCTCATTGTTCTGTCaactttgcactttgaggtggcagaacttttaaaccatctcgaggaccccattattttatggttcCAAATCGTAGAGAATTTTATTCactttccaacggtactacattttttgaaatcctcaaaggccTTTCTTGAGGAAACTGACTTAAGGAACAGAAAAAGGTggcaaaattcaacttattGTTCTGTCaactttgcactttgaggtggcagaacttttaaaccatctcgaggaccccattattttatggcttcaaattgtagagaattttatccCCCTTCCAacagtaaacatttttttgaaatccgcaaaagtcttccttgaggaaattgacttaacgagctgaaaaaggTAGCCAATTTAACATAATATTGTTCTGTCCACTTTACACTTTGAGGCGGCAGAAGTTTTAAACCATcacgaggaccccattattttatggctcaaaattgtagagaattttgtcccctttccaacggtactacattttttgaaatccgcgaaagtcttccttgagaaaattgacttaacgagctgaaaagTAGAAGTGAACAGCATTGTTTACATGCTATACTTGTAAGGTTTACCTCGCAATTCACATGGCGCATGTATGCAATCTTAAATGCGCGTTTTGCCATATCAaatgtacaaataaaaaaaagtccaatttggaaaaaatttgaaaaatccaaacttagTAGGTagaagcttttttttcttcaaaatttccaattttgcaatgttttaaaatttgttttttgtttttttgttttgttttgttttttttttaaagaaaaattgacagttatttttaaattatcagaAGTGTAACTACCTGAGAAATAGTATAGTTCATGAAGGAGAAGAAAATTATTGccaacattatttttaacaagTGAATGCAATTAGAGATCAGCTCCCAAGGGAAAATGCTTAGATCTGATGAGATTTACTTGGAGTTGGATCTATTCGGGCCAGGCAGCGCTAGTGTCGCTGTTTGGACTTAGAATCTGATGAGGACGAAAACGTGATATTTGATATTTGACATAGGTAAATAAAGttcgaagtttttcaaaatgatttgtaTTGAAGAAACTTTCGTCATTCGTGTGGATCGATGTGTTCAAATGGACAAAAACGATTAACAAACACACTAAAATTCAACACTGAAATTGTATATCAAAACATTCTCTATCACGTTTTCGTCctgataaaaatcaaagtcCACTGGTGCAACACTAGCGATCCCAGCGGATGCCCGGCCCGAATAGGGAATTTTAAAATCCGATCTGGCCTGATGATTACGTATGATCAAATAAAAAACTGATTagattcagatttttttaccaGCTGAAGAATCAACAGAAACTTGGTCCAGGAGGCTgttcggatctgatctgatcttgtgatcaaacagatttttggtttaaacacAGGTAGTAATATTTGATTAGGCATGAGCAAGTTTATTTGGATCTAATGAGATATTATTTGAccaaataataatttcatccTGGTTATAGAATGATATCATACGATGTAATTAGAAAGACGCATGTTCGAATTTATCCAATTTGGTAACTTGAGCAGAAGTTTTGAACCTTTTGAGTAGATACTCATTCATCATTATTAATTTGACTATTACGATTCCAGGTGtgcattgaaattgaataaaccGAGTCAAGAACCAGAAATGGCTGAAATATCACTCGACCAGGACCACGTCTATGATGCTACTCAATCTACACTTCTAACCCTGAAAGAATTATCAGCGATTGCAGTTGCTCTGAAAATATGGCACggccaaataaataaatatcgaaCGATTGACGAATTGGAAGTATTTATTCCAAGAATACGACCACCttttttgatggtaaaaaatCCTGATTTACCAACTGTGATCGATGCTATGATCAGAAATTATGCTTCAAAATTGGGACCTTCAATAGATAAGTGGTTGAGAGAGCATCACAAAAGAGTACTATTTTTCCATTATAGTCATCAAAACTATATTTTGGAAGACTTCGATGACTTTGTGTGCGATTACGACGGCACCATTGATTATGCTAAGacagccgaacgtatgatgcgtTGCGATAAATTTGgcgatgttgaaaaattcaaaatagcgtgtacatattttttcgaagacgatatcagACGACTTTGGCCATCTATACGCAAAAAGATAGGCTTGGATTGTATTAATTTTCGCGATTGTCCTGAATTGTATTATTGGATTTGCTGCCTTAGAAATGAATCAAGGATAAAAATCAACATCGCGCGAAATAGTACTGTCGATGAAGAAATGCTAGACAATTGCATGCCTTACAATAGACCATCGGTAGAATATTTCTGGAATCGTATACCTCACCGAAACCAAGTTGGAAAAGCTGTGCGACTTCTTGGGTTTGAAATGGTGAATCTTACTAAATTCATTTTACCGAAATTCGATACCCAACAGCTTGATGAATTTGTCAATATGCATGGACGTTGGGTTTTGATACTTGAACTGTTGTCTCTGTTGGAATGTCGttggtttgatgaaaaattgatacctcAAGCTTGGATGCGCATAAGAAACGTCATCAACGAGCCTAATTTTACCAAACTAGTCGTGGGTATGTTTGGATTTTGTAAAGATACGCTTCGAGCGATGATGACTGGGAATTGGTATCATGAGAATTTGTTTCATCTATGTCGCGAAATATGGTACAGTGCTCCGCAAAGTTCGAGGAGATCGGCGATTGAGGAAATATCATCCAACTTTTGGCATATAATTAATCGTGATCTTTC
This region of Planococcus citri chromosome 5, ihPlaCitr1.1, whole genome shotgun sequence genomic DNA includes:
- the LOC135848253 gene encoding uncharacterized protein LOC135848253 isoform X1, producing the protein MAEICSDVFDILHPSPVSLKELSAMAVSLEIWRRQVDKYQNKSESPKLEISSKNVLPDSPPAIYNMIDEYLARLVYSMDQWLKAHYDRVFFSRTDDQKHILQDFDNFVCDYNGTIDYLRTAERMMLCDRLDLQEKFVLACTYFFENDIRRIWPYVCEKVKLSTVAFSSNPQLYYWISCLENRLDWILSRQYIINDMSTVDERMLDHCMSCNRRSVEYFWDRISLERQMHNASYLLAKNEELFTRFVLPKLNDQQVGVFMNAERGSLMKLWLINRAYDEETILQLWIRFRTVINESTFKRLVVMMLSYKIVEYRGCRTRIYIKPTECSGYININTIHEKWTYLCTEIWNNAPDYLKILAIEDVLFKSELFSGTDSLGYIPDNVGILLPILAFALFEDRNKFWHCAWPKLIQRTRTEHLQRIMELCFKTQDEISQFKQNVLTKSEDFKHLCRLYLNENCFEDVDDFLSWSFGNDQEQIYQFKQNVLANSEEIKNACVRYLRDNRFEEANHLANFYCHNKAQAARIFKQQLLQSAFLSEQDTSLEFGVLSIIERLNKFIEDAYESVDEASDFKKQLIQSPFFKPNLLKMVPSRCKQLVEFVDTFITSEQTLLEIKKDLIECVKLYFRDRKFDDCVPCLEYHDNFLLWCLGSKEEVLEFERTCVYVDDNPRVIDICDSSDDDSDGCECITID
- the LOC135848252 gene encoding uncharacterized protein LOC135848252 isoform X2, with the translated sequence MAEISLDQDHVYDATQSTLLTLKELSAIAVALKIWHGQINKYRTIDELEVFIPRIRPPFLMVKNPDLPTVIDAMIRNYASKLGPSIDKWLREHHKRVLFFHYSHQNYILEDFDDFVCDYDGTIDYAKTAERMMRCDKFGDVEKFKIACTYFFEDDIRRLWPSIRKKIGLDCINFRDCPELYYWICCLRNESRIKINIARNSTVDEEMLDNCMPYNRPSVEYFWNRIPHRNQVGKAVRLLGFEMVNLTKFILPKFDTQQLDEFVNMHGRWVLILELLSLLECRWFDEKLIPQAWMRIRNVINEPNFTKLVVGMFGFCKDTLRAMMTGNWYHENLFHLCREIWYSAPQSSRRSAIEEISSNFWHIINRDLSSDSLLTVLTYATFEERSLFWSKCWPNLIECKNTQELQQIMEICFENGDAIIRYKENVMATSDHLRDLCDVLLSEPDFDKLNDSVNFCCPNEDAARLFKLQLLESKFLHENPVFRETYFGQAAKFNEFINDAYNNAALATNFKNHLMSLPIIQCFTAPERWCSKIEWSTQLIEFTEFIETFVSTEGELRRMKMLVIDHWKKNGFVVESAFDLSFSHEWSSSVDQFLLWCLGSDEEVGKFKQVDLLRFFLNSVEERTNELRLVTSDKCLPFVNQILFWCLGSDEEVGKFKQICARHLSNSDLDVKLT
- the LOC135848252 gene encoding uncharacterized protein LOC135848252 isoform X1; this translates as MISYDVIRKTHVRIYPIWCALKLNKPSQEPEMAEISLDQDHVYDATQSTLLTLKELSAIAVALKIWHGQINKYRTIDELEVFIPRIRPPFLMVKNPDLPTVIDAMIRNYASKLGPSIDKWLREHHKRVLFFHYSHQNYILEDFDDFVCDYDGTIDYAKTAERMMRCDKFGDVEKFKIACTYFFEDDIRRLWPSIRKKIGLDCINFRDCPELYYWICCLRNESRIKINIARNSTVDEEMLDNCMPYNRPSVEYFWNRIPHRNQVGKAVRLLGFEMVNLTKFILPKFDTQQLDEFVNMHGRWVLILELLSLLECRWFDEKLIPQAWMRIRNVINEPNFTKLVVGMFGFCKDTLRAMMTGNWYHENLFHLCREIWYSAPQSSRRSAIEEISSNFWHIINRDLSSDSLLTVLTYATFEERSLFWSKCWPNLIECKNTQELQQIMEICFENGDAIIRYKENVMATSDHLRDLCDVLLSEPDFDKLNDSVNFCCPNEDAARLFKLQLLESKFLHENPVFRETYFGQAAKFNEFINDAYNNAALATNFKNHLMSLPIIQCFTAPERWCSKIEWSTQLIEFTEFIETFVSTEGELRRMKMLVIDHWKKNGFVVESAFDLSFSHEWSSSVDQFLLWCLGSDEEVGKFKQVDLLRFFLNSVEERTNELRLVTSDKCLPFVNQILFWCLGSDEEVGKFKQICARHLSNSDLDVKLT